Proteins encoded within one genomic window of Xylophilus sp. GOD-11R:
- a CDS encoding EAL domain-containing protein, which produces MSYSVLLVDHDESHIRRVLESTRRQRLDPHIETADSVAQARLALRRKNFDAVAVRHRLPDGTAFELRRDAGQAPLLIGVEPGEEAVARRAIRLGFFDYWVFDARFQFARTLPIRLARTALGRRQEAQRNASTARLASQNRLLQSISQAQSTFMAAPTQPLAFDRLLGNFMSLSHSAYGFLAEVLPDDKGGSTLRCQAIADVRWDNETRATVDAQIEKGSLTADLDRLLGSAQAPGQAVVYGASPIDRVPDGLPAGHPPIESFLGMPVRAAGRVVAFVGLANRPGGYGQQLIELLEPLVSTVAQLSMVSRTVAERVGTEQQLRDSEARWRDLTTLSSGWYWETDSDLRLVRMEGTVRDDEATFNNQLRLGMHPWEMETLNLNETHWRSHRKLLESRQQFHDLEIELASDGGESQWMSISGRPYFDAAGFRGYRGVGRDISARKHAEARVEWLAFVDDLTGLPNRRLLLDRLEQAMGDSSRLGRCGALLLLDLDNFKDANDTLGPAGGDRLLTQVASRLRGCVRPHDTVARFGGDEFVVLVQGLPADIPAASAQAEALAQAVLATLGRPYSIDDGDVVSTPSIGIVVFADHQLPSHEVIKRADLAMYEAKAAGRNTFCFFDPTMQEAAQARMRLESDLRQALAKQSLIVYYQPVVDRQGRMSGVEALVRWPHPQRGMVSPGDFIPVAERTGLIVTLGRQVLCMACRQLAVWANDPKRAHLTVSVNVSAREFRHPLFVSQMLAVVEQEGADPRRLKLEITESLLLHDVQDTIAKMTALRSYGLSLSLDDFGTGYSSLSYLKKLPFDQLKIDQSFVRGVLVDPHDAAVACTIIQLARSFGLTVVGEGVETEGQHAYLVANGCELFQGYLFGRPVPVDQLPDA; this is translated from the coding sequence ATGTCTTACTCCGTTCTCCTGGTCGACCACGACGAATCGCACATCCGGCGTGTCCTGGAGTCGACGCGGCGTCAGCGCCTGGATCCACATATCGAAACGGCCGACTCCGTGGCGCAGGCGCGCCTGGCGCTGCGGCGCAAGAATTTCGACGCGGTCGCCGTACGGCACCGCCTGCCGGACGGCACTGCCTTCGAGCTGCGGCGCGATGCCGGCCAGGCGCCCTTGCTGATCGGCGTCGAGCCCGGCGAGGAAGCGGTGGCCCGGCGCGCGATCCGGCTCGGCTTCTTCGACTACTGGGTGTTCGACGCGCGCTTCCAGTTCGCCCGCACCTTGCCGATTCGCCTGGCGCGCACCGCGCTCGGGCGCCGGCAGGAAGCGCAGCGCAATGCCTCGACGGCGCGGCTGGCCAGCCAGAACCGCCTGCTGCAGTCGATCTCGCAGGCGCAGTCGACCTTCATGGCCGCGCCGACACAGCCTTTGGCTTTCGACCGGCTGCTGGGCAACTTCATGTCCCTGAGCCACAGCGCTTACGGCTTCCTGGCCGAAGTGCTGCCCGACGACAAAGGCGGCTCCACCTTGCGCTGCCAGGCCATTGCCGACGTGCGCTGGGACAACGAGACGCGCGCGACGGTCGATGCCCAGATCGAGAAGGGCTCGCTGACCGCCGACCTCGACCGGCTGCTCGGCAGCGCCCAGGCACCGGGCCAGGCGGTGGTGTATGGCGCCTCGCCGATCGACCGGGTGCCGGACGGCTTGCCCGCGGGCCATCCGCCGATCGAATCGTTTCTCGGCATGCCGGTGCGCGCGGCGGGCCGCGTGGTGGCTTTCGTAGGCTTGGCCAATCGCCCTGGCGGCTACGGGCAGCAGCTGATCGAGTTGCTCGAACCGCTGGTGAGCACGGTGGCGCAGCTGTCGATGGTGAGCCGAACCGTGGCCGAGCGGGTCGGCACCGAGCAGCAGTTGCGCGACAGCGAGGCTCGTTGGCGTGACCTGACGACGCTGTCGTCGGGTTGGTACTGGGAGACCGACAGCGACCTGCGCCTGGTCCGCATGGAGGGCACGGTGCGCGACGACGAGGCCACGTTCAACAACCAGCTGCGGCTCGGCATGCATCCGTGGGAGATGGAGACACTCAATCTCAACGAGACCCACTGGCGCTCGCACCGCAAGCTGCTCGAATCGCGCCAGCAGTTCCACGACCTCGAGATCGAGCTGGCCAGCGACGGCGGCGAGAGCCAGTGGATGTCGATCAGCGGTCGGCCGTACTTCGACGCGGCCGGCTTTCGCGGCTACCGCGGCGTAGGGCGCGACATCAGCGCGCGCAAGCATGCCGAGGCGCGGGTCGAATGGCTGGCTTTCGTCGATGACCTCACCGGGCTGCCCAACCGCCGGCTGCTGCTCGATCGGCTGGAGCAGGCCATGGGCGACAGCAGCCGCCTGGGCCGCTGCGGTGCCTTGCTGCTGCTCGACCTGGACAACTTCAAGGATGCCAACGACACCCTGGGCCCGGCCGGCGGCGACCGGCTGCTGACGCAGGTGGCCAGCCGGCTGCGTGGCTGCGTGCGGCCGCACGACACGGTGGCGCGATTCGGCGGCGACGAGTTCGTCGTGCTGGTGCAGGGATTGCCGGCCGACATTCCGGCGGCCTCCGCGCAAGCCGAGGCACTGGCGCAGGCGGTGCTCGCCACCCTCGGCCGTCCTTATTCCATCGACGACGGCGACGTGGTCAGCACGCCGAGCATCGGCATCGTGGTGTTCGCCGATCACCAGCTGCCCTCGCACGAGGTGATCAAGCGCGCCGACCTGGCCATGTACGAGGCCAAGGCTGCCGGCCGCAACACCTTCTGCTTTTTCGATCCGACGATGCAGGAAGCCGCCCAGGCGCGCATGCGGCTCGAGAGCGACCTGCGCCAGGCGCTGGCCAAGCAGTCGCTGATCGTCTACTACCAGCCGGTGGTCGACCGCCAGGGTCGCATGTCCGGCGTGGAGGCGCTGGTGCGCTGGCCGCACCCCCAGCGCGGCATGGTGTCGCCGGGCGATTTCATCCCGGTCGCCGAACGCACCGGCCTCATCGTGACGCTGGGCCGCCAGGTGCTGTGCATGGCGTGCCGGCAGCTGGCCGTTTGGGCCAACGATCCGAAACGCGCGCACCTGACGGTCTCGGTGAATGTCAGCGCGCGGGAATTCCGGCATCCGCTGTTCGTCAGCCAGATGCTGGCGGTGGTGGAGCAGGAGGGCGCCGATCCGCGGCGGCTCAAGCTCGAGATCACCGAGAGCCTGCTGCTGCACGACGTGCAGGACACCATCGCCAAGATGACGGCGCTGCGCAGCTACGGTCTGTCGCTGTCGCTGGACGATTTCGGCACCGGCTAT